The window GGTGGGTTTATTGGTTTTGACCCTTATTTTTGGATTCATCCCCGCTCGAGTTAAATGGTTCCGAGACACAGACGGCACAGGTTTGTAGACGTTACTATAACAACGAACAGAGGTCTGTCAACCTTTGTCTTCAATAAACCGAAcagttgctgttgttttctgtaaGATTGCCTTCTAGCTGCCTTTAGTTTCGGTGTGTTTTAAAGTACAGTGATTGGATTATTCGCAGGACATCGTTTATTTGGTCTCGTTATTCCAAGATAAGCGAATATCCAATGATGTTACAAGATCAGCAGAATGTTTTCGGCCTGTCCGTCTCATCTTATCGTGTGTTTTAGCAGCACAGCGTCCTGTGATTTTATCAGGTCGTTAGCTATTGTAGCTGCTGATTTGGGTAAGAATGGGATGGATATTCGGCCATGGTGCAAATCCAAACATCCACATTCAAATCCTCACGTATTTGGCCTCAACCAAGTGAAGATGTGACTACCTCTGTCAGCATGAATAACCGCTGTTAGTGGATGACTCGTGTTATAGCCTCATCTTCCTGTACGAGTCATCTGACATGGGCGAAGCTTCCTTTGCTCATATTTCATGAACATTCTTCCTCATGATGTACTTCGACTTATGAATATAAAGGTGAAAGCACCACAAATTCAAAATCCTGATACCTGATACCATCATGCATCGCTTGGATTTTCTGTTTAGGAATGAATTCAGACTACCACGGGCTTTGTTGGCCTATTGGGGGAAAAACGTTATGTTTTTCATGATTTCATGATATTAGAAAATtggaaaataaacaattttGTAGTTTTGAGAAACCTAAAGCCGTTCACATATAAGTTACAAATTTGTAAACCGTAAAACCTGTTTGGTTATTGTTCGAGTTGTCTCTAATTCCTTCTCAAATGTGTAATGGACTTTTTTATTCTGATCTGCAGAAACCCATCGGACAGTTCTGAGTCTAATCAGCTGTTTCGCTGGAGGCGTCTTCTTGTCAGCATGTTTCCTCGACATCATTCCGGATTATTTGTCAGACATCAACACGGAGCTGCATGCTCGGCAGTTGGAGGTATGTCCATGTAGGACAGGTTTGGACATGGACTCGGTCATTTGTCCAGAATATCGCCAGTATAGCATCAACATGTGATGTGTGAACAttcttttgacatttaaatggagtaataataataataatccttcAAATTGAATAATCTCTCTATGCTGGTCTCAAACAGACCAGTTTCCCTCTTCCAGAGTTTATCATGGCTGCTGGCTTCTTTACAGTCCTCATTCTGGAGAGGATTGTTCTGAACTGTAAGGAGATGAGAGCAACTCATGAGGAGAGAACCACCCTCATATCAGAAAGAAAAAGTGGCCACGGCCACGGCCACGGCCACGGCGACGGTCCGGACCCAGAGAGCAGCGGCCACCACGTTCATGTCGACTTTCAGGCTCATTCCCCTTTCCGCTCTTTCATGCtgttcctgtccctctccctccactccatTTTCGAGGGGCTGGCCATCGGCCTGCAGACCACAGACCCAAaggtgagagggaaaaaagctcATGGCAGGAATCAGTCAAACTGAAAGGTTGAAGGTTAAAGCCAGAGGAAAAGAAACCCACAGTCACAAGAGACTTGTTGGTATTTCGTGGTCATAAGACCACCTCAGCCGCTTCAGTGTGCTCTCAGAAACATTCTTCTACATGTGGGTTTATTCTTTGTGTGCATCTAGCTGCACATTTATATCCTTTACACATTTGCATCAATGAAATGTAAACTTGAGATCACAAAATAGTTTTGAAAATTTAAATTTCATGCTGCATAAATGAGGTACAATTACAGCGATGATGCTAGTTCATGCCAGATTTAGCAGTACAGCAGACCTACTTTGTTTGGTTTGTGGGTAGCTTCTGAATTTCAAGTTTAATCGCATCGTTTTCTTCCAGGTGCTGGAGATCTGCATCGCTATACTTGTCCACAAGAGCATCATCGTGTTCAGCCTGGCTGTGAAGCTGGTCCAGAGCGCCATCCCTCCTCTGTGGGTGGCTGCCTACATCGGAGTGTTTGCCCTGATGTCCCCTGTTGGCATCGCCATCGGCATAAGTGTGATGGAGGCTCAGTTAGCCGCTGGGCCGCTAATCCAGGCCATCCTGGAGGGCTTCGCCGCTGGGACGTTCGTTTACATCACCTTTTTAGAAATCCTCCCTCACGAACTCAACTCCCCCGGGAAGCAGCTCCTCAAGGTGCTTTTCCTCTTGCTGGGGTTCAGCATCATGGCGGCTCTGTCGTTTCTGGGCTGAGACGTAGGTTTGAGGAGGCGTTTGCCCAAAAACAGAAACTTTATCCTCCTCACCGGCCACTCAGGCTGGTTTCTGTTGAAGGACACTCACACAGGAGCCTGTGTGAGGACGACCCCAAGATGGCGAAAAGGAGGATTCATTTAAACGTGACATTAAAATCTAGTTTATTAAGAGTACAATCAAAACTTAATTCCTTGCAGGTTTTAAAACTCATTTGCACAGATTTTGTTTGTTATAATGGTGATTGATGTGTGAATATAGTTTTAAACAGCAGTATTTATTCCTTTTAAAGGGATTTAAGTCAGGAGACACTGGACACAGTGACACAGTGCCTGCGACGCAACTCGGCTCCTGACACGCAAGCAGTTATTGTCTGACATTGAGATGTTACTCAAAACACAGAAAGAGGGCTGCACTGTTTACATCTTATTTTTTGAacctttttcatgtttgtggcttcattttttttttaaagaattacattttatttggtACGATCCTTTCTGCTTGCCAAGCCTAAATTTGGTcctgttttaagtgtttttacTGCCCTGGTTGGTTAAATATGACTTAATCATGTTTTTAGATGTGGCTCCCACCAGactgctgcatttatttttaattttaaacttGTGTTTAATGTAATTTGAACCATTGAtgcctttgtttgctttaaagAAGTTGTGAGAAAATACCAGAGAATGGCTAATATTCACTTTGTGCATTTTCTACTGAAGAAAAGGTTGTTATGGCAACAAATGTAAACAAACTGACTGCTATTATATCAGGAGCTTTGTGCTTTTATAATTGTTTTTACCAATTTACCACAAGTTCACTTGTTTTTATAAAAGATCTTTTAAATGTTGGCACATTAGAACAGTGAGTTTACGATGTGTAAAGTGGCAGTGTTTTATTAATGTACGGCACTGATGGATGAATATATGAATGGATGAAGTGATCTGTGCCGATGTTGAACACCCGCCATGCCACATCCACAGAAACTCTCGTTTAAACGGGTTATTCAGCCACAGTTCCTGTTTTGTCATGTGATGATCACATGTCTTTATCAGCACTAACAAGGAAGAAAACTGGTCGAACATGTGGTTTAGATGATTAGAATATTAATAAAAGATTTGTCACATCAATGAAATGCGCATTTGTATCATTTTCTTTATATGCCACTTTTTAAAATTCCCATTCTGTTAATATATCACCATCTTACAGAATGTTGATGGCAGCCTACCAAGTTAGCAATTGATAAATTAGAGTCTACTAAACACAGTTTATTACTCAATTTGAAAAATTTTGAGTGCCGTTTTTCACATTACAACAACATAGTGCATTCAAAATAATCCATTACGCACATAAATGAAGCCAAAAAAGGGCCGCAT is drawn from Takifugu flavidus isolate HTHZ2018 chromosome 2, ASM371156v2, whole genome shotgun sequence and contains these coding sequences:
- the slc39a1 gene encoding zinc transporter ZIP1, producing MEYLLQVKIAALVGLLVLTLIFGFIPARVKWFRDTDGTETHRTVLSLISCFAGGVFLSACFLDIIPDYLSDINTELHARQLETSFPLPEFIMAAGFFTVLILERIVLNCKEMRATHEERTTLISERKSGHGHGHGHGDGPDPESSGHHVHVDFQAHSPFRSFMLFLSLSLHSIFEGLAIGLQTTDPKVLEICIAILVHKSIIVFSLAVKLVQSAIPPLWVAAYIGVFALMSPVGIAIGISVMEAQLAAGPLIQAILEGFAAGTFVYITFLEILPHELNSPGKQLLKVLFLLLGFSIMAALSFLG